In Nicotiana tabacum cultivar K326 chromosome 2, ASM71507v2, whole genome shotgun sequence, the following proteins share a genomic window:
- the LOC107769817 gene encoding F-box/kelch-repeat protein At3g23880: MSDYLPKDVLVEILSKLPVKSLIHCTTVCKSWYSTITNPNFISVHHNTQIISNSNRQPLLFVRHYNMFDRVERYALHFDDEDENDSSDVDSFAEYLELKCPEKSRSEYLRIVGCCNGLICLSDDYDKYTDTVVLWNPIIRKHLKLPRPNLGYNGRGSCIYGFGFDVAKNDYKVVRAVYNSTATEDYRLQFPPTIEFLDKLRAVKFLVPPGIEVYSLNSGVWKSISDVCPSYILHQNHSVSAYLNGAVHWIASNSSDDDGGGGGGNGDSSNSNNNNSSSSSSSSSSGGGKNKDDSFIVAFNVGTENFSEIRLPDSVAERNVMKLDVMVMGTSLTLVEYEKFWQSDYCWIWVMKEYGMVKSRSRLHNIDLRGGFRNVVGFRTHGELLISARMVGMVSYNPKKRSISYLGVHGTNRSFHGEPFFESLALVGKEDRFVEQANSTADVVQEVGSVLDSGEDVTEEHT, translated from the coding sequence ATGTCGGACTATCTTCCGAAGGATGTTCTTGTAGAAATTCTATCAAAACTACCTGTAAAATCTCTAATTCACTGCACAACCGTATGCAAATCATGGTATTCGACAATCACAAACCCTAATTTCATTTCCGTACATCACAACACCCAAATAATCAGCAACAGCAATCGCCAACCTTTATTATTCGTTCGGCACTACAACATGTTTGACAGAGTCGAACGTTACGCGTTACACTTCGACGATGAAGATGAAAATGATTCCTCGGATGTTGATTCGTTCGCTGAATATCTCGAGCTGAAATGTCCAGAAAAGAGTCGTAGTGAGTATTTAAGAATCGTCGGTTGCTGTAATGGTCTTATTTGCCTTTCTGATGATTATGATAAATATACGGATACAGTGGTTTTATGGAACCCTATAATTCGGAAACATTTGAAGTTGCCCAGGCCTAATTTAGGGTATAATGGACGTGGGTCTTGTATTTATGGGTTTGGATTTGATGTTGCGAAGAATGACTATAAAGTTGTTAGAGCTGTTTATAATAGTACTGCTACTGAGGATTATAGGTTGCAGTTTCCACCAACTATTGAGTTTCTTGATAAATTGAGGGCAGTTAAATTCTTGGTTCCACCTGGAATTGAGGTTTATTCTTTGAATAGTGGGGTTTGGAAGAGCATTTCTGATGTGTGTCCTTCGTATATTTTGCATCAGAATCATTCTGTTTCGGCTTATCTTAATGGCGCTGTTCATTGGATTGCATCGAATTCGAgtgatgatgatggtggtggtggtggtggtaatGGTGATAGTAGCAATAGCAATAACAATaacagtagtagtagtagtagcagcagcagcagcggtGGTGGTAAAAATAAAGATGATAGCTTTATTGTAGCATTTAATGTTGGAACTGAAAATTTTAGTGAAATACGTTTGCCAGATAGTGTTGCTGAGAGAAATGTAATGAAATTGGATGTGATGGTTATGGGCACGTCACTCACGCTAGTTGAGTATGAAAAGTTTTGGCAGAGTGATTATTGCTGGATATGGGTGATGAAAGAATATGGCATGGTGAAGTCTCGGAGTAGACTTCATAATATTGATTTGAGAGGAGGTTTCAGGAATGTTGTAGGATTTAGGACTCACGGCGAGTTATTGATTTCTGCCAGAATGGTAGGAATGGTTTCATACAACCCCAAGaagagaagcataagctatcTTGGAGTCCATGGCACCAATCGCTCATTTCACGGTGAGCCTTTCTTCGAGAGCCTGGCTTTAGTCGGGAAAGAAGATAGATTCGTAGAGCAGGCAAATTCGACTGCTGATGTTGTTCAAGAAGTTGGTTCTGTACTGGATAGCGGTGAAGATGTTACGGAGGAACATACATGA
- the LOC107769827 gene encoding F-box protein At3g07870-like, which yields MDSNHERQRKPADESRNLIDSLQNEIALDIVSRLPISSLIQFRFVCQTWNMLTHDSRLVDLHLSRALKINPCIIFKTYHPQKDQLFFVELSDHDDDERTLREIQIPFSTSMAIFQIVGSCKGLLCLSGVYDHQAVYIYNPFTTEHKKLLHCNHAVEVNEVVYGFGFHPATNEYKVIKIGYYPHVYYATWSPGNTHVYDLPRSEAHVFSLGSNSWRNLGELPYKLHHSPGIFVSGRLHWVTRFNWHLDRLIVSFDLSNDTFQQVPRPDFNVNLFHCSYHLASLRGCLCACLLTSNGDNLEIWIMEEYNKKESWVKQFNIGASTIVGQDLSPQSYDIWRTSLQKGTVKVVCILKNGDILLDCQGEILIAYSIHEKILKIISISGMPKYCQAVAHVGSLNWIANPT from the coding sequence ATGGACTCCAATCATGAAAGACAAAGGAAGCCGGCAGATGAGAGCAGAAATCTGATAGATAGTCTGCAAAATGAAATAGCACTTGACATAGTTTCAAGGCTTCCTATTTCATCTCTCATTCAGTTCAGGTTTGTATGCCAAACCTGGAACATGTTAACACATGATTCACGCCTTGTCGATCTGCACCTGTCTCGTGCATTGAAGATCAATCCATGTATCATCTTTAAGACTTACCATCCTCAAAAAGATCAGCTTTTCTTTGTTGAACTGTCTGATCATGATGATGATGAACGCACATTGAGAGAGATTCAGATTCCCTTTTCAACATCCATGGCTATATTTCAAATAGTAGGATCATGTAAAGGCCTGCTATGTCTATCTGGTGTCTATGACCATCAAGCTGTGTACATATACAATCCTTTCACCACAGAACACAAGAAGTTGCTACACTGTAATCATGCGGTTGAAGTGAATGAGGTGGTTTATGGTTTTGGATTTCATCCTGCTACTAACGAGTACAAGGTTATTAAAATAGGCTACTATCCTCATGTCTATTATGCAACTTGGTCTCCGGGAAATACACACGTTTATGATCTTCCACGATCAGAAGCTCATGTGTTCAGCCTAGGAAGCAATTCTTGGAGAAATTTAGGGGAATTACCTTACAAGCTTCATCATTCACCTGGGATTTTTGTCAGTGGAAGACTCCATTGGGTGACTAGATTTAACTGGCACCTTGATCGCCTTATCGTTTCCTTTGACCTATCTAATGATACATTTCAACAAGTTCCACGACCTGACTTCAATGTCAACTTATTTCATTGTAGTTATCATCTGGCTTCCCTCCGAGGGTGTCTTTGCGCGTGTTTATTAACCTCTAATGGAGACAACTTGGAAATTTGGATCATGGAAGAATATAACAAGAAAGAGTCTTGGGTGAAACAGTTCAATATTGGAGCTTCTACAATTGTTGGTCAAGATTTGTCACCCCAATCATATGACATTTGGAGGACTAGTTTGCAGAAGGGAACTGTTAAAGTGGTGTGCATACTTAAGAATGGTGACATCTTGCTAGATTGTCAAGGTGAGATTTTAATTGCCTATAGCATACATGAGAAAATTTTGAAGATCATAAGCATTTCTGGTATGCCCAAGTACTGTCAAGCAGTTGCTCATGTTGGAAGCCTTAATTGGATAGCTAACCCCACTTAG